A section of the Triticum dicoccoides isolate Atlit2015 ecotype Zavitan chromosome 7A, WEW_v2.0, whole genome shotgun sequence genome encodes:
- the LOC119331231 gene encoding two-component response regulator ORR22-like yields MLLDAMMMEARKGLMERDQFPAGMRVLAVDDDPVCLKVLEVLLRRCQYHVTTTNQAATALRLLRENKDMFDLVISDVHMPDMDGFKLLELVGLEMDLPVIMLSVNGETKTVLKGITHGACDYLLKPVRIEELRNVWQHVVRRKFCNREPNNLDFCKEISRDSYHRLGQATCDRSSDQSNRASKKRKEPHCEEEDEGEDNDDASAASKKPRVVWSVELHRKFVAAVNQLGIDKAVPKRILELMNVEKLTRENVASHLQKYRLYLRRLSAVASQQASIAAAFGGRDPFLHMGAFEGLHSYHQPFGPSAAPPSFNPHGLLSGAGATTFGLQDLASPKGIHCAGNNGEVSLQGNKHADLTQGLTASSFGQPRLQQEWIHQETNDLCSVFSGGALANTMRGTFQRITSSSLPPEDLLECTPHIKVGAHPSVGIQNASSGLLERSQQGALPVGDGFSVDKLPLHISFDGAIATKLDASFVTEEQGMDQKGIFSERMTVGVCPSESLIAASSGRCGASSSGSTRLLPPHDTDRHSKYLQFGVASNSRHRMDGGMRQDQRLNNGDFSYDGGAIVPEQTDVYDLGISKLQGQGALNSSSCNFDGLLNSIVKVENRHVMTILPL; encoded by the exons ATGCTTTTGGACGCCATGATGATGGAGGCCAGGAAGGGGTTAATGGAGAGGGACCAGTTCCCCGCCGGCATGCGGGTCCtcgccgtcgacgatgaccccgtGTGCCTCAAGGTTCTGGAGGTCCTCCTACGCCGCTGCCAGTATCATG TGACAACCACCAACCAGGCTGCTACTGCACTGAGGCTGTTAAGGGAGAACAAGGACATGTTTGATCTGGTCATCAGCGACGTCCACATGCCCGACATGGACGGCTTCAAGCTCCTCGAGCTCGTGGGGCTCGAAATGGATCTCCCTGTCATCA TGTTATCGGTGAACGGAGAGACAAAAACTGTACTGAAGGGGATAACTCATGGTGCCTGTGACTATCTCCTAAAACCAGTTCGCATCGAAGAGCTCCGGAACGTGTGGCAGCACGTTGTGAGGAGAAAATTCTGCAACCGTGAGCCGAACAATCTTGATTTCTGCAAAGAGATCAGTAGGGACTCGTACCACCGGCTCGGCCAGGCGACCTGTGACAGGTCGTCTGACCAAAGCAACAGggccagcaagaagaggaaggagccgcactgcgaggaggaagatgaaggcgAGGACAACGACGATGCCTCGGCGGCGTCGAAAAAGCCGAGGGTGGTGTGGTCAGTGGAGCTGCACCGGAAGTTCGTAGCTGCCGTCAACCAGCTCGGGATCGACA AGGCTGTACCTAAAAGAATACTCGAGCTTATGAACGTGGAGAAGCTCACCAGGGAAAATGTTGCGAGTCATCTGCAG AAGTACAGGCTATACCTCAGACGGCTAAGTGCTGTGGCATCACAACAAGCCAGCATTGCTGCTGCTTTTGGAGGCAGAGACCCCTTCTTGCACATGGGAGCATTTGAAGGACTTCATAGTTATCATCAACCCTTTGGCCCTTCTGCTGCTCCTCCATCTTTCAATCCGCATGGACTGCTGAGTGGTGCTGGTGCAACAACATTTGGGCTTCAGGACCTTGCTTCTCCCAAGGGAATTCACTGTGCTGGCAACAATGGCGAAGTAAGCTTACAAGGCAATAAACACGCAGACTTGACGCAAGGCTTGACCGCATCATCATTTGGGCAGCCCCGGCTCCAGCAGGAGTGGATCCATCAAGAAACCAATGATCTGTGCTCTGTCTTTTCTGGGGGTGCTCTGGCCAACACTATGCGTGGCACATTCCAGAGAATTACAAGCAGTTCACTGCCACCAGAAGATCTTTTGGAGTGCACTCCACATATCAAAGTTGGAGCCCATCCATCAGTAGGAATACAAAATGCAAGTTCAGGATTGCTTGAAAGGTCTCAGCAGGGTGCTCTTCCAGTTGGTGATGGATTTTCTGTCGACAAGTTACCGTTGCACATCTCGTTCGATGGTGCTATCGCGACAAAGCTGGATGCTAGCTTTGTCACTGAAGAACAAGGGATGGACCAAAAGGGGATATTTTCAGAAAGAATGACTGTTGGTGTTTGCCCTTCTGAGAGCCTCATAGCAGCCAGCAGCGGCAGATGTGGAGCTAGTTCTTCTGGTAGTACAAGGCTGCTCCCTCCTCATGATACCGACAGACATTCGAAATACCTCCAGTTTGGAGTTGCAAGCAACTCTAGACATAGAATGGATGGTGGAATGAGACAAGACCAAAGACTGAACAATGGTGATTTTAGCTACGATGGTGGTGCCATTGTGCCTGAACAGACTGATGTGTATGATTTGGGAATTTCAAAGCTGCAGGGTCAGGGTGCGTTAAATTCTAGCAGCTGCAACTTTGATGGCCTTCTCAATTCCATAGTAAAAGTG GAGAACCGACATGTCATGACGATACTCCCCCTCTAG